In one window of Rhodopseudomonas palustris HaA2 DNA:
- a CDS encoding glycosyltransferase family 39 protein: MLRPDPHSAGRSALDLFAFLVVLGAAIAIAGAMFADYYRAPDLLWRYFYHDRNSHYSFGLDLALAMRQLDPAWFFSELEKAKVWPPFHGLVLSVVLLIGGIDVRLGIVPSLIGWVATIAFTWLIARRLFAGRMEGLFAAAVASILTMASPAFRLISADVMLEGLGAGLSAAALWAYLRASAEPEKAARWRLLAVLLTVLFFHKGNYWGLLLAPIAIAFASERWRATLAVARAIGRIKVGAAIAAPFRQPLLILAALVAALVGFIYARGPTALELFGKSVSLYPPENLTTLAYALVFLWWALFWWRHKAAIDAALGVPGRALLYWHVTPIAISFLLPHRLSRFLWFVGPANSPQPSTDLAHSAQFYWHVFADGFHTQPGLAIPAVGFAVIGALGIRRLAPGARVVFLFALLAWIGVLIHPQYQGRFLSTWLFAVWICTGAGAGLALFWLRRRLSPWVRGIVAVAATASLLVVNVGHAIPEVAYASAIHPRPDSGPTDLGLVRPYLAELDGAREVTVLTTFGSSKLFAWVIREHCRCHRLVPDPFIADLASREDVRRVTADRIARSTADIIVTIDAPTGRYELPAVGWTYPKMAGILDAMNDQTRYARGPSYDLPDQQAQATIWRRR, from the coding sequence ATGCTGAGACCAGACCCGCATTCCGCCGGCCGCAGCGCGCTCGACCTGTTCGCCTTCCTCGTCGTGCTGGGCGCGGCGATCGCCATCGCGGGGGCGATGTTCGCCGACTATTATCGCGCGCCGGATCTGCTGTGGCGCTATTTCTACCACGACCGCAATTCGCACTACAGCTTCGGCCTCGACCTTGCGCTCGCGATGCGGCAGCTCGATCCCGCGTGGTTCTTCTCCGAGCTGGAAAAGGCCAAGGTCTGGCCGCCGTTCCACGGGCTGGTGCTGAGCGTCGTGCTGCTGATCGGCGGCATCGATGTTCGCCTCGGCATCGTGCCGAGCCTGATCGGCTGGGTGGCGACGATCGCCTTCACATGGCTGATCGCGCGCCGGCTGTTCGCCGGCCGGATGGAGGGCCTGTTCGCCGCGGCGGTCGCGAGCATCCTGACCATGGCCAGCCCGGCGTTCCGGCTGATCAGCGCCGACGTGATGCTGGAAGGTCTCGGCGCCGGCCTCTCGGCCGCGGCGCTGTGGGCCTATCTGCGCGCGTCCGCTGAACCCGAGAAAGCCGCGCGGTGGCGGCTGCTCGCCGTGCTGCTCACCGTGCTGTTCTTCCACAAGGGCAATTACTGGGGCCTGCTGCTGGCGCCGATCGCGATCGCCTTCGCGTCCGAACGCTGGCGCGCCACCCTGGCGGTCGCCCGCGCGATCGGCCGGATCAAGGTCGGCGCAGCGATCGCAGCCCCCTTCCGGCAACCGCTGCTGATCCTCGCCGCGCTGGTGGCGGCGCTGGTCGGCTTCATCTACGCGCGCGGCCCGACGGCGCTGGAGCTGTTCGGCAAATCCGTGTCGCTGTATCCGCCGGAGAACCTGACGACCCTCGCCTATGCGCTGGTCTTCCTGTGGTGGGCGCTGTTCTGGTGGCGCCACAAGGCCGCGATCGACGCCGCGCTCGGCGTGCCCGGCCGCGCGCTGCTGTACTGGCACGTCACGCCGATCGCGATCTCGTTCCTGCTGCCGCACCGGCTGTCGCGCTTCCTGTGGTTCGTCGGGCCAGCCAACAGTCCGCAGCCCAGCACCGATCTGGCGCACAGTGCTCAGTTCTACTGGCACGTCTTCGCGGACGGCTTCCATACCCAACCCGGGCTGGCGATCCCCGCTGTGGGCTTCGCGGTGATCGGGGCGCTCGGCATCCGGCGTCTCGCGCCCGGCGCGCGCGTGGTGTTTCTGTTCGCCCTGCTGGCGTGGATCGGGGTGCTGATCCATCCGCAATACCAGGGTCGCTTCCTGTCGACCTGGCTGTTCGCGGTGTGGATCTGCACCGGTGCCGGCGCCGGACTGGCGCTCTTCTGGTTGCGGAGACGGCTGTCGCCATGGGTGCGCGGCATCGTCGCCGTCGCCGCCACGGCGTCGCTGCTGGTCGTCAATGTCGGCCACGCCATTCCGGAGGTGGCCTACGCCTCCGCGATCCACCCCCGTCCGGACAGCGGCCCGACCGATCTCGGTCTGGTCCGTCCCTATCTCGCGGAGCTGGACGGCGCCCGCGAGGTGACGGTGTTGACCACCTTCGGCTCCAGCAAGCTGTTCGCCTGGGTGATCCGCGAGCACTGCCGCTGCCACCGGCTCGTGCCCGATCCGTTCATCGCGGACCTCGCCTCGCGCGAGGACGTTCGCCGGGTGACGGCCGACAGGATCGCGCGATCGACCGCCGACATCATCGTGACCATCGATGCGCCGACCGGCCGCTACGAACTGCCTGCCGTCGGCTGGACCTATCCGAAAATGGCGGGCATCCTGGACGCCATGAACGATCAGACCCGCTACGCCCGTGGACCGAGCTACGACCTGCCGGACCAACAGGCGCAGGCGACGATCTGGCGGCGGCGCTGA
- a CDS encoding carboxymuconolactone decarboxylase family protein: MTQLTTDQHERYARGLRALAAIDGDAGHKVIDSLAEIAPDFARYVIEFPFGDIYSRPGLDLRAREIATIAALTAMGNATPQLKVHIEAGLNVGLSRAEIIEIIMQMAVYAGFPAALNGLFAARDVFAARTASGQAPAA, encoded by the coding sequence ATGACGCAACTCACAACCGACCAGCACGAAAGGTACGCGCGCGGGCTGCGCGCGCTCGCGGCGATTGACGGCGACGCCGGCCACAAGGTGATCGATTCGCTGGCCGAGATCGCGCCGGATTTCGCCCGCTATGTGATCGAGTTTCCGTTCGGCGACATCTACAGCCGCCCCGGCCTCGACCTGCGCGCCCGCGAGATCGCGACCATCGCCGCCCTGACCGCGATGGGCAACGCCACGCCGCAGCTCAAGGTCCATATCGAGGCCGGGCTGAATGTCGGCCTCAGCCGCGCCGAGATCATCGAGATCATCATGCAGATGGCGGTCTATGCCGGATTCCCGGCGGCGCTGAACGGCCTGTTCGCAGCCAGGGACGTGTTCGCCGCGCGCACGGCATCCGGTCAGGCGCCCGCGGCATGA
- a CDS encoding MerR family transcriptional regulator, which yields MKIGDLARRTGLTAHTLRYYERIGLLPRASRDASGQRDYDASILVWIAFLGRLKTTGMPIRDMLRYAKLRARGAATEDARRVLLQQHRDKVQAHVAELKACLTVLDTKIAGYAAGASKVETDDDATHNRPARKVRARAARARGD from the coding sequence ATGAAGATCGGCGACCTCGCTAGGCGAACCGGGCTGACCGCCCATACGCTGCGCTATTACGAGCGGATCGGGCTGTTGCCCCGCGCCTCGCGCGATGCGTCGGGCCAGCGTGACTACGACGCCTCGATCCTGGTCTGGATCGCGTTTCTCGGTCGCCTCAAGACCACCGGGATGCCGATCCGGGACATGCTGCGCTACGCGAAACTACGCGCCCGCGGGGCTGCGACGGAGGACGCCCGACGCGTCCTGCTGCAGCAGCACCGCGACAAGGTGCAGGCGCATGTCGCCGAACTCAAAGCCTGCCTGACCGTCCTCGACACCAAGATCGCCGGCTATGCCGCCGGCGCCAGCAAGGTGGAGACGGACGATGACGCAACTCACAACCGACCAGCACGAAAGGTACGCGCGCGGGCTGCGCGCGCTCGCGGCGATTGA
- a CDS encoding ABC transporter ATP-binding protein, with product MLEVKDLHAYYGKSHILQGVDMHIDAGEVVSLLGRNGVGRSTTVKAIMGEVPPHGTINFKGKNIAGLPSHKIAHLGLGYVPEHRDIFPGLTVRQNLMLGVKNPRNPGKWRLDDMLDMFSNLKERADTPAGVLSGGEKQMLTICRTLMGDPELVMIDEPTEGLAPIIVQQVGDLIAEIARRGVAILLVEQKLSIAMRISHRVYVMGHGQIVFEGSPADLKDNAAVRKEWLEV from the coding sequence ATGCTCGAGGTCAAGGATCTGCACGCTTACTACGGCAAGAGCCACATTCTGCAGGGCGTCGACATGCATATCGACGCCGGCGAAGTGGTCAGCCTGCTCGGCCGCAACGGCGTCGGCCGCTCCACCACCGTCAAGGCGATCATGGGCGAGGTGCCGCCGCACGGCACGATCAATTTCAAGGGCAAGAACATCGCCGGCCTGCCGAGCCACAAGATCGCGCATCTCGGCCTCGGCTACGTGCCCGAGCATCGCGATATCTTCCCGGGCCTGACGGTCCGGCAGAACCTGATGCTCGGCGTCAAGAATCCGCGCAACCCTGGCAAATGGCGGCTCGACGACATGCTCGACATGTTCTCGAACCTGAAGGAGCGCGCCGACACGCCAGCCGGTGTGCTGTCCGGCGGCGAGAAGCAGATGCTGACGATCTGCCGGACGCTGATGGGCGACCCCGAACTGGTGATGATCGACGAGCCGACCGAAGGGCTGGCGCCGATCATCGTCCAGCAGGTCGGCGATCTGATCGCCGAAATCGCCCGCCGCGGCGTCGCCATCCTGCTGGTCGAGCAGAAGCTGTCGATCGCCATGCGGATCTCGCACCGGGTCTACGTCATGGGCCACGGCCAGATCGTGTTCGAGGGCAGCCCCGCCGACCTCAAGGACAACGCCGCGGTGCGCAAGGAGTGGCTCGAGGTTTGA
- a CDS encoding ABC transporter ATP-binding protein, with protein MSNAIELHGVEKSFGITKVIQNITLSIAQGERHALIGPNGAGKSTTFNLISGYMKPTSGRILLRGEEISGLRPFQINRRGLSRSFQVTNVFANMTVWENLRCAVLWATGHRYSFWKNVDNLPEVRERTAQVLEDIHLTSRRDIPAGLLTYAEQRALEIGITIAGGANVILLDEPTAGMSHAETERAVALIRRLTEGRTLLIVEHDMSVVFGLADRISVLVYGQVIASGTPEEIRGNPKVKEAYLGEEAA; from the coding sequence ATGAGCAACGCCATCGAACTGCACGGCGTCGAGAAGAGCTTCGGCATCACCAAGGTGATCCAGAACATCACGCTCAGCATCGCCCAGGGCGAACGCCACGCGCTGATCGGACCGAACGGCGCCGGCAAATCCACCACGTTCAACCTGATCAGCGGCTATATGAAGCCGACCTCCGGCCGCATCCTGCTGCGCGGCGAGGAAATCTCCGGCCTGCGCCCGTTCCAGATCAACCGCCGCGGACTGTCGCGCTCGTTCCAGGTCACCAACGTGTTCGCCAACATGACGGTGTGGGAAAATTTGCGCTGCGCCGTGCTGTGGGCGACCGGCCATCGCTATTCGTTCTGGAAGAACGTCGACAATCTGCCCGAGGTGCGCGAGCGCACCGCGCAGGTCCTCGAAGACATCCATCTGACCTCACGGCGCGACATCCCGGCGGGCCTTCTCACCTATGCCGAGCAGCGCGCGCTGGAGATCGGCATCACCATCGCCGGCGGCGCCAATGTGATCCTGCTGGACGAGCCGACCGCCGGCATGAGCCATGCCGAGACCGAGCGCGCGGTGGCGCTGATTCGCCGACTGACCGAGGGCCGCACGCTGCTGATCGTCGAACACGACATGAGCGTGGTGTTCGGCCTCGCCGATCGCATTTCGGTGCTGGTCTACGGCCAGGTGATCGCGTCGGGCACGCCGGAGGAAATCCGCGGCAACCCGAAAGTCAAGGAAGCCTATCTCGGTGAGGAGGCGGCCTGA
- a CDS encoding branched-chain amino acid ABC transporter permease, whose product MTDLASRVAPPRPALSDRLKFYGVWIATALTLLLLPQIFSSGGSLTTFSLVGISIIFALSYNILLGQTGMLSFGHAVYYGLGGFLAIHAINLLGANKWAIPLPLVPLIGGMAGLFLAALIGWVMTQRSGTAFAMISLGLAELVASSALILRTFFGGEAGISANRTKLFKVFGLSFGPQIQIYYLVAAWTLIAIIAMYALTRTPLGRMCNAVRDNPERVQFVGYDPHVVRYLAFCFAGFFAGIAGALAAINFEIANSAYLGAVQSGTVLFAAYIGGIGFFIGPIVGAIFVTILSLGLSDLTQVWQLYFGLFFIAVVLYAPGGITGLLMMHRPLIRAGMLSRMLPSYLIAALPTLALVTGLMLMIETIVHYTVNPHEDPYRKAFGIPFDAASPLTWAISAALIVGGFWLCRMAWARVGQTWDETLTAARAKVHAL is encoded by the coding sequence ATGACCGACCTCGCTTCCCGCGTCGCGCCGCCGCGACCGGCGCTGTCCGATCGCCTCAAATTCTACGGGGTCTGGATCGCCACAGCGCTGACGCTGCTGCTGCTGCCGCAGATCTTCTCATCCGGCGGATCGCTGACGACCTTCAGCCTGGTCGGCATCTCGATCATCTTCGCCTTGTCCTACAACATCCTGCTCGGCCAGACCGGCATGCTGTCGTTCGGCCACGCGGTGTATTACGGCCTCGGCGGCTTCCTGGCGATCCACGCCATCAATCTGCTCGGCGCCAACAAATGGGCGATCCCGCTGCCGCTGGTGCCGCTGATCGGCGGCATGGCGGGGCTGTTCCTCGCGGCCCTGATCGGCTGGGTGATGACGCAGCGCTCGGGCACCGCGTTCGCGATGATCTCGCTCGGCCTCGCCGAACTGGTCGCCTCCTCGGCGCTGATCCTGCGCACCTTCTTCGGCGGCGAGGCCGGCATCTCGGCCAACCGCACCAAGCTGTTCAAGGTGTTCGGGCTGTCCTTCGGGCCGCAGATCCAGATCTATTATCTGGTCGCCGCCTGGACGCTGATCGCGATCATCGCGATGTACGCGCTGACCCGGACGCCGCTCGGCCGGATGTGCAACGCGGTCCGCGACAATCCTGAGCGCGTGCAGTTCGTCGGCTACGACCCACACGTCGTGCGCTATCTGGCGTTCTGCTTTGCGGGGTTCTTCGCCGGCATCGCCGGCGCGCTCGCCGCGATCAATTTCGAGATCGCCAACTCGGCCTATCTCGGCGCGGTGCAGTCCGGCACCGTGCTGTTCGCGGCCTATATCGGCGGCATCGGCTTCTTCATCGGCCCGATCGTCGGGGCGATCTTCGTCACCATCCTGTCGCTAGGCCTGTCCGACCTCACCCAGGTCTGGCAATTGTATTTCGGCCTGTTCTTCATCGCCGTGGTGCTGTACGCGCCCGGCGGCATCACAGGCCTGTTGATGATGCACCGGCCGCTGATCCGTGCCGGCATGCTGTCGCGGATGCTGCCGAGCTATCTCATCGCCGCGCTGCCGACGCTGGCGCTGGTCACCGGGCTGATGCTGATGATCGAGACCATCGTGCACTACACCGTCAATCCCCACGAGGATCCCTACCGCAAGGCGTTCGGCATCCCGTTCGACGCGGCGAGCCCGCTGACCTGGGCGATCTCCGCGGCGCTGATCGTGGGCGGCTTCTGGCTGTGCCGGATGGCCTGGGCCCGCGTCGGCCAGACCTGGGACGAGACCCTCACCGCCGCCCGCGCCAAGGTGCATGCCCTATGA
- a CDS encoding branched-chain amino acid ABC transporter permease, translating into MLELVVISTLNGVLYGMLLFLMASGLTVIFSMLGVLNFAHASFYMLGAFFGFQISRWFGFWPALIFAPLLAGAIGAAVERFGLRRVHRNGHVAELLFTFGLAFAIEEIVSIIWGKVPVDFRPPALLDFPAFTIFSTNYPAYKMFMLAISIVIFIGLLLVLKRTRIGLIVQAALTHPHMVGHLGHNVERIFMLVFGVGTALAAVAGVIAGPSLVTQSNMAAMLGPILFVVVVVGGLGSLPGAFIASLLIGLVQTFAVSVNGSLASVFGPLGPDLAQSWLSDIWNVTIAQIAPIMPYLLLVLILIFRPMGLLGTRET; encoded by the coding sequence GTGCTCGAGCTGGTCGTCATTTCCACCCTCAACGGCGTCCTGTACGGGATGCTGCTGTTCCTGATGGCGAGTGGGCTCACCGTCATCTTCAGCATGCTCGGCGTGCTGAACTTCGCCCATGCCAGCTTCTACATGCTCGGCGCGTTCTTCGGCTTCCAGATCAGCCGCTGGTTCGGGTTCTGGCCGGCGCTGATCTTCGCGCCGCTGCTGGCGGGCGCGATCGGCGCCGCGGTCGAACGCTTCGGCCTGCGCCGCGTCCATCGCAACGGCCATGTCGCGGAGTTGCTGTTCACCTTCGGCCTGGCGTTCGCGATCGAGGAGATCGTATCGATCATCTGGGGCAAGGTCCCGGTCGATTTCCGCCCACCGGCCCTGCTCGACTTTCCGGCCTTCACGATCTTTTCGACCAACTACCCCGCCTACAAGATGTTCATGCTGGCGATCTCGATCGTGATCTTCATCGGCCTGTTGCTGGTGCTGAAGCGCACGCGGATCGGCCTGATCGTACAGGCGGCGCTGACGCATCCGCATATGGTCGGTCATCTCGGCCACAACGTCGAACGCATCTTCATGCTGGTGTTCGGCGTCGGCACCGCGCTCGCCGCCGTCGCCGGCGTGATCGCCGGCCCGTCGCTGGTGACGCAGTCTAACATGGCGGCGATGCTCGGCCCGATCCTGTTCGTCGTCGTCGTGGTCGGCGGCCTCGGCTCGCTGCCGGGCGCCTTCATCGCCTCGCTGCTGATCGGGCTGGTGCAGACCTTCGCCGTGTCGGTCAACGGCTCGCTCGCCTCGGTGTTCGGGCCGCTCGGACCCGACCTGGCGCAATCCTGGCTCAGCGACATCTGGAACGTGACGATCGCGCAGATCGCGCCGATCATGCCGTATCTGCTGCTCGTGCTGATCCTGATCTTCCGGCCGATGGGGCTGTTGGGAACCCGCGAAACATGA
- a CDS encoding branched-chain amino acid ABC transporter substrate-binding protein has product MKRLIAAMVIALPMFGSAALAQETVKIGYIDPLSGGGASVGEGGLKTFQYLADELNAKGGILGKKVEIVPLDNKTNPQESLIQAQKAIDSGVRYITQGNGSSVAGALADFVTKYNERNPGKEVLYFNYAAVDPVLTNEKCSFWHFRWDANSDIKMEALTNYMKDQPSIKKVYLINQDYSFGQSVRTTARAMLSKKRSDIQIVGDELHPLLKITDFAPYIAKIKASGADTVVTGNWGQDIALLLKAAADAGLKVSWYTYYAGGAGGPTAIKQTGLNHQVFQITEGFANVAHKESQDFEKAFRAKVDLSLWYPRAVNEMRMFAAAADKAKSVDPVKVAQALEGMKFEVFNGGQGEMRKDDHQFFQPIYVSSFGDIPAGQFDEEKTGWGWKQVAKIDTAQTMLPTTCKMDRP; this is encoded by the coding sequence ATGAAAAGATTGATCGCTGCCATGGTGATTGCGCTGCCGATGTTCGGCTCCGCGGCGCTGGCCCAGGAAACCGTCAAGATCGGCTATATCGATCCGCTGTCCGGCGGCGGCGCCAGCGTCGGCGAAGGCGGCCTCAAGACCTTCCAGTATCTCGCCGACGAGCTCAACGCCAAGGGCGGCATTCTCGGCAAGAAGGTCGAGATCGTTCCGCTCGACAACAAGACCAACCCGCAGGAAAGCCTGATCCAGGCGCAGAAGGCGATCGATTCCGGCGTCCGCTACATCACCCAGGGCAACGGTTCCTCGGTCGCCGGCGCGCTGGCGGACTTCGTCACCAAATACAACGAGCGCAACCCCGGCAAGGAAGTGCTGTACTTCAATTACGCCGCGGTCGACCCGGTGCTGACCAACGAAAAGTGCAGCTTCTGGCACTTCCGCTGGGACGCGAATTCCGACATCAAGATGGAAGCGCTGACCAACTACATGAAGGATCAGCCTTCGATCAAGAAAGTCTATCTGATCAATCAGGACTATTCGTTCGGCCAGTCGGTCCGCACCACCGCCCGGGCGATGCTGTCCAAGAAGCGCTCGGACATCCAGATCGTCGGCGACGAACTGCATCCGCTGCTGAAGATCACCGACTTCGCCCCCTACATCGCCAAGATCAAGGCGTCCGGCGCCGACACCGTGGTGACCGGCAATTGGGGCCAGGACATCGCGCTGCTGCTCAAGGCCGCCGCCGATGCCGGCCTCAAGGTGAGCTGGTACACCTATTACGCCGGCGGCGCCGGCGGCCCGACTGCGATCAAGCAGACCGGCCTCAACCACCAGGTGTTCCAGATCACCGAAGGCTTCGCCAACGTCGCCCACAAGGAATCGCAGGACTTCGAAAAGGCGTTCCGCGCCAAGGTCGACCTGAGCCTGTGGTACCCGCGCGCCGTCAACGAAATGCGGATGTTCGCCGCCGCGGCCGATAAGGCCAAGTCGGTCGATCCGGTCAAGGTCGCTCAGGCGCTCGAGGGCATGAAGTTCGAAGTGTTCAACGGCGGCCAGGGTGAAATGCGGAAGGACGACCACCAGTTCTTCCAGCCGATCTACGTCTCGTCGTTCGGCGACATCCCGGCGGGCCAGTTCGACGAAGAGAAGACCGGCTGGGGCTGGAAGCAGGTCGCCAAGATCGACACCGCCCAGACCATGCTGCCGACCACCTGCAAGATGGACCGGCCGTAA
- a CDS encoding CaiB/BaiF CoA transferase family protein, with amino-acid sequence MQALPLSELRVVELGSGDALAYCGKLFADFGAEVVKVEPPGGDPDRQVAPRVERGGGRESASFAWLNSNKRSVTAKLDDPAGVVRIERLLADADLLLDARHPVEIEASTLSHRRLRETQPGLAITALSWFGEHGPYRDYLATDAVCRSLAGLVKLVGPAEGPPVLPRDGQTAVIAGLTAFIPTLAGLFARADQGARRFAVNAFEATLQIAEFDIALALEAGSTRPRIGLNRFGRGFPVGNYATKDGWLGVTVVTPAQWLGFCAMIGLPELGPDPRYSATNDRFIHADELNSIIRPVLMHRTAMDWFERGLALRLPLALVPDMAQLLAQPVMRERGAFATVEIGTASFEAPVLPQRLTASPGKPNGRAPLCGEHDGVELSPHRRIADRAAGASEALPLSGIRIVDLTMGWAGPSAVRQLGDLGADIVKVESCQYPDWFRGTDPRGPYHPERTYEKTYWFQTMNRNKRGITLDLTTADGRAALTKLLAGADAVIDNYAADVLPRLGLDVAAMQAINPRLVIVTMPAFGLTGRWSAARAYGSTLEQASGLPSVTGRDGDPPTMQHAALGDPVGGLNAAAALMLGLTYQQRTGDGQHIDLSQVECMLPMLASSIIEQSVTGHTGPRLGNRHPRFVPSGCFPCAGEDQWVTLVVQSDAQWAALCRVMHRPDLAHDPALATADGRRADEDRIEVAVRHWTSTVRPELAMVTLQEAAIAAGVARLPVDLVGDAHLLATGHWQPVVRPFMGPHLLPSVSYREGFAERPYPIERLAPTLGQHNHEVLREIGLTEAEIGDLHDRGVIGRVATAKKSGGARQAAE; translated from the coding sequence ATGCAGGCGCTGCCGCTGTCGGAATTGCGCGTCGTGGAATTGGGATCCGGCGACGCGCTCGCATACTGCGGCAAGCTGTTCGCCGATTTCGGCGCGGAGGTCGTCAAGGTCGAGCCGCCGGGCGGCGATCCAGACCGGCAGGTCGCACCGCGGGTCGAGCGCGGCGGAGGGCGCGAGAGCGCCAGCTTCGCCTGGCTGAACAGCAACAAGCGCAGCGTCACCGCGAAGCTCGACGATCCGGCCGGTGTGGTGCGGATCGAACGCTTACTTGCGGACGCCGACCTGCTGCTCGACGCCCGGCATCCGGTCGAGATCGAGGCTTCGACGCTGTCGCATCGCCGTCTGCGTGAAACGCAGCCCGGCCTCGCTATCACCGCGCTGTCGTGGTTCGGCGAACACGGCCCGTATCGCGATTATCTGGCGACCGATGCGGTCTGCCGCAGCCTCGCCGGGCTGGTGAAACTGGTCGGCCCGGCGGAAGGCCCACCGGTGCTGCCGCGCGACGGCCAGACCGCGGTGATCGCCGGCCTCACCGCCTTCATCCCGACGCTCGCCGGATTGTTCGCCCGCGCCGATCAGGGCGCGCGCCGGTTCGCGGTCAACGCCTTCGAGGCGACGCTGCAGATCGCCGAATTCGACATCGCGCTGGCGCTGGAGGCCGGCTCGACGCGGCCGCGGATCGGGCTGAACCGGTTCGGCCGCGGCTTTCCGGTCGGCAACTACGCGACCAAGGACGGCTGGCTCGGCGTCACCGTGGTGACGCCGGCGCAATGGCTCGGCTTCTGCGCGATGATCGGCCTGCCGGAGCTGGGCCCCGATCCGCGCTATTCGGCGACCAATGATCGCTTCATCCATGCCGACGAACTCAACTCGATCATCCGGCCGGTGCTGATGCACAGGACCGCGATGGACTGGTTCGAGCGCGGCCTCGCGTTGCGGCTGCCGCTGGCGCTGGTGCCGGACATGGCGCAATTGCTGGCGCAGCCGGTGATGCGCGAACGCGGCGCCTTCGCCACCGTCGAGATCGGCACGGCGTCGTTCGAGGCGCCGGTGCTGCCGCAGCGGCTGACGGCATCGCCCGGCAAGCCCAATGGCCGCGCGCCGCTGTGCGGCGAGCACGATGGCGTGGAGCTGTCGCCGCATCGGCGGATCGCAGATCGCGCAGCAGGCGCGAGCGAGGCGTTGCCGCTGTCAGGCATTCGCATCGTCGATCTCACCATGGGCTGGGCCGGGCCATCGGCGGTGCGCCAGCTCGGCGATCTCGGCGCCGATATCGTCAAGGTGGAGTCGTGCCAGTATCCGGACTGGTTCCGCGGCACCGATCCGCGCGGGCCGTATCATCCCGAACGCACTTACGAGAAGACCTACTGGTTCCAGACGATGAACCGCAACAAGCGCGGCATCACGCTGGATCTGACCACCGCAGACGGCCGCGCGGCGCTGACGAAACTACTCGCCGGCGCCGATGCGGTGATCGACAATTACGCCGCCGACGTGCTGCCGCGGCTCGGCCTCGACGTCGCCGCGATGCAGGCGATCAATCCGCGGCTGGTGATCGTGACGATGCCGGCCTTCGGCCTGACCGGCCGCTGGAGCGCCGCCCGCGCCTATGGCTCGACGCTGGAACAGGCGTCCGGGCTGCCGTCGGTGACCGGCCGCGACGGCGATCCGCCGACGATGCAGCACGCCGCGCTCGGCGATCCGGTCGGCGGACTGAACGCCGCCGCCGCGCTGATGCTCGGCCTGACGTATCAACAGCGCACCGGCGACGGCCAGCACATCGATCTGTCGCAGGTCGAATGCATGTTGCCGATGCTGGCGTCCTCGATCATCGAACAATCGGTGACGGGACACACCGGCCCGCGGCTCGGCAACCGGCATCCGCGCTTCGTGCCGAGCGGTTGCTTCCCCTGCGCCGGCGAGGATCAGTGGGTGACGCTGGTGGTGCAGAGCGACGCGCAATGGGCGGCGCTGTGCCGGGTGATGCACCGGCCGGATCTCGCCCACGATCCCGCGCTCGCCACCGCCGATGGCCGCCGCGCCGACGAGGATCGCATCGAGGTCGCGGTCCGGCACTGGACCTCGACCGTCCGGCCGGAACTGGCGATGGTGACGCTGCAGGAGGCCGCCATCGCCGCCGGCGTCGCGCGGCTGCCGGTCGATCTGGTCGGCGATGCGCATCTGCTCGCGACCGGGCACTGGCAGCCGGTGGTGCGGCCGTTCATGGGGCCGCATCTGCTGCCGTCGGTGTCGTATCGCGAAGGCTTCGCCGAACGGCCCTACCCGATCGAACGGCTGGCTCCCACCCTCGGCCAGCATAATCATGAGGTGCTGCGGGAGATCGGACTCACCGAGGCCGAGATCGGTGACCTGCACGATCGCGGCGTGATCGGGCGAGTGGCGACTGCCAAAAAGAGCGGCGGCGCCCGCCAGGCGGCCGAATGA